The stretch of DNA TCCCAATTACTAAATTGGGTCCCGGATAATCAATTAGAATTAAAATATCTGGAGGATTAGCTTGCAAATATTTTTTAGCACGCTTTTGAACTTCTAAGGTTGGCAGAATAAAAGGTACAGCTTCCAACAAACCAATTGAACTAATTTTGGTAGTATCTGCGAGTAAATTAGCCCCCGCTGCTGCCATGCGACTACCACCTAAAGCGGTAATTTCTAGAGGAATGTTTTTCGCTCTTGCCTGACGTTGAAGAGCATCGATTAACATCGCCCCTTGCAAATCCCCAGAAATTTCTCCAGTACTAATAAAAATACGCATTATTTATTTTTGTCCGGGAATTAAACCTCTTCTACCATCAGCAATAGAACTCTGAAGAAAATCTCTTAGGTGTCCAATTGCTTCACTTTCAGTCAGTATTTCTAATTGTGCGATCGCTTTATCTAAAGGAATACCTTCATGATAGAGTAAACGAAAAGCTTGTTTTAACTTACTAATTTCCGAATGAGAAAAACCCCTTCTTTTCAGTGCCACCAAATTTAGCGATCGCACTCGCGCAGGATTTCCTTCTACTAACATATAAGGAGGAACATCGCGACTAATCCGACTCATTCCCGCCACCATTGCCATTCGTCCAACATGAACGAATTGATGAACTCCCAAGACTCCACTAATCACTGCCATTGATTCAATTTTGACATGACCAGCCATTGCCACATTATTAGCAATAATGA from Stanieria cyanosphaera PCC 7437 encodes:
- the lpxA gene encoding acyl-ACP--UDP-N-acetylglucosamine O-acyltransferase, with the translated sequence MSGLIHPTAVIDPKAELDSTVQVKPYAVIGADVKIGANTVVGSHAIIEGPTEIGKHNQIFPGAAIGLEPQDLKYQGAKSKVIIGDRNRIREYVTINRATEEDEATIIGNDNLLMAYSHVAHNCIIENDVIIANNVAMAGHVKIESMAVISGVLGVHQFVHVGRMAMVAGMSRISRDVPPYMLVEGNPARVRSLNLVALKRRGFSHSEISKLKQAFRLLYHEGIPLDKAIAQLEILTESEAIGHLRDFLQSSIADGRRGLIPGQK